From one Streptomyces mobaraensis genomic stretch:
- a CDS encoding metal-sensitive transcriptional regulator, which yields MTTTGTTAAGTGEPAAASCHGGPAPAAEAAGAAGATGATGSDNAHSTQSAHSGGAHHGPHGYSHQKDQHLKRLRRIEGQIRGLQRMVEEDVYCIDILTQVSAGTKALQSFALQLLQEHLRHCVADAAVKGGDEIDAKVAEATAAIARLLRS from the coding sequence ATGACCACCACGGGAACCACAGCGGCCGGCACCGGCGAACCGGCCGCGGCGTCCTGCCACGGCGGCCCCGCGCCCGCCGCGGAAGCCGCCGGGGCGGCTGGAGCCACCGGAGCCACCGGAAGCGACAATGCTCACAGCACCCAGAGCGCTCACAGCGGCGGTGCACACCACGGCCCCCACGGCTACAGCCACCAGAAGGACCAGCACCTCAAGCGACTGCGCAGGATCGAGGGCCAGATCCGGGGCCTCCAGCGCATGGTCGAGGAGGACGTCTACTGCATCGACATACTCACCCAGGTCTCCGCGGGCACCAAGGCGCTGCAGTCCTTCGCCCTCCAGCTCCTCCAGGAGCACCTGCGGCACTGCGTCGCGGACGCGGCGGTCAAGGGCGGCGACGAGATCGACGCCAAGGTCGCCGAGGCGACGGCGGCCATCGCACGGCTGCTGCGCTCCTGA
- a CDS encoding DUF47 domain-containing protein → MRFRLTPRETSFYDMFAASADNIVTGSKLLMELLGAEPSARAEIAERMRAAEHAGDDATHAIFHQLNSSFITPFDREDIYALASSLDDIMDFMEEAVDLVVLYQIEELPKGVEQQIEVLARAAELTAEAMPNLRTMTNLTEYWIEVNRLENQADQIHRKLLAHLFNGKYDAIEVLKLKQVVDVLEEAADAFEHVANTVETIAVKES, encoded by the coding sequence GTGCGCTTTCGTCTGACCCCCAGGGAGACGAGCTTCTACGACATGTTCGCCGCGTCCGCGGACAACATCGTCACGGGCTCCAAGCTCCTGATGGAACTGCTCGGTGCGGAGCCGTCCGCCCGGGCCGAGATCGCCGAGCGGATGCGGGCAGCGGAGCACGCCGGGGACGACGCGACCCACGCGATCTTCCACCAGCTGAACTCCTCGTTCATCACGCCGTTCGACCGCGAGGACATCTACGCCCTCGCGTCCTCGCTCGACGACATCATGGACTTCATGGAAGAGGCGGTCGACCTGGTCGTCCTCTACCAGATCGAGGAACTGCCGAAGGGCGTCGAGCAGCAGATCGAGGTCCTCGCGCGAGCCGCCGAGCTCACCGCCGAGGCCATGCCGAACCTGCGCACGATGACCAACCTCACCGAGTACTGGATCGAGGTCAACCGCCTGGAGAACCAGGCCGACCAGATCCACCGCAAGCTGCTCGCGCACCTCTTCAACGGCAAGTACGACGCCATCGAGGTGCTCAAGCTGAAGCAGGTCGTGGACGTGCTGGAAGAGGCGGCGGACGCGTTCGAGCACGTCGCGAACACGGTCGAGACCATCGCGGTCAAGGAGTCCTGA
- the pstS gene encoding phosphate ABC transporter substrate-binding protein PstS, giving the protein MKLQRKNRLRAVAFGAIAVSGALVLTACGSDDNSDSGQGGNGTAKTASNVKCEGKGQLLASGSSAQKNAMDLWVKNFMSACKDIQINYKATGSGAGIQEFLQGKTAFAGSDSPLKPEEVAKSKDVVKGGQGINLPMVGGPIAIGYNLPGVDNLVLDADTLAKIFDGKIEKWNDEAIAKLNKDAKLPDTKIQAFHRSDESGTTDNFTKYLKAAAGNSWPYAPAKAWAPKGGQAADGSAGVSSQVKQVQGAISYFELSYATASSIKTVKLNTGASAPVEASPDNASKAIAEAKITGTGKDLALKLNYTTKAEGAYPLTLVTYEIVGDKGNKAETLPAAKSFLTYIASEDGQSVLKQLGYAPLPAEIAKKVRENVASLS; this is encoded by the coding sequence GTGAAGCTTCAGCGCAAGAACCGGCTCCGGGCCGTCGCCTTCGGCGCCATCGCCGTCTCCGGCGCCCTGGTCCTCACGGCGTGCGGCTCGGACGACAACAGCGACAGCGGCCAGGGGGGCAACGGCACCGCCAAGACCGCGTCGAACGTCAAGTGCGAGGGCAAGGGCCAGCTCCTGGCCTCCGGCTCGTCCGCGCAGAAGAACGCGATGGACCTGTGGGTCAAGAACTTCATGTCCGCCTGCAAGGACATCCAGATCAACTACAAGGCCACCGGATCCGGCGCCGGCATCCAGGAGTTCCTGCAGGGCAAGACCGCCTTCGCGGGCTCCGACTCGCCGCTGAAGCCGGAGGAGGTCGCCAAGTCCAAGGACGTCGTCAAGGGCGGCCAGGGCATCAACCTGCCCATGGTGGGCGGGCCCATCGCCATCGGCTACAACCTGCCGGGCGTGGACAACCTGGTCCTCGACGCCGACACCCTCGCCAAGATCTTCGACGGCAAGATCGAGAAGTGGAACGACGAGGCGATCGCCAAGCTCAACAAGGACGCCAAGCTCCCGGACACCAAGATCCAGGCGTTCCACCGCTCGGACGAGTCGGGCACCACCGACAACTTCACCAAGTACCTCAAGGCCGCCGCCGGCAACTCCTGGCCGTACGCGCCCGCCAAGGCGTGGGCCCCCAAGGGCGGCCAGGCGGCGGACGGTTCGGCCGGTGTCTCCTCGCAGGTCAAGCAGGTGCAGGGGGCCATCTCGTACTTCGAGCTGTCCTACGCCACCGCCAGCAGCATCAAGACGGTGAAGCTCAACACCGGCGCCTCGGCCCCGGTCGAGGCCAGCCCCGACAACGCGTCCAAGGCCATCGCCGAGGCCAAGATCACCGGCACCGGCAAGGACCTGGCGCTCAAGCTCAACTACACCACCAAGGCCGAGGGCGCCTACCCGCTCACCCTGGTGACCTACGAGATCGTCGGTGACAAGGGCAACAAGGCCGAGACGCTGCCGGCCGCCAAGTCCTTCCTGACCTACATCGCCAGTGAGGACGGCCAGTCCGTGCTCAAGCAGCTCGGCTACGCGCCGCTGCCCGCCGAGATCGCGAAGAAGGTCCGCGAGAACGTCGCGAGCCTCTCCTGA
- the pstA gene encoding phosphate ABC transporter permease PstA, with protein MNRPATADDASRPAPGLHRPRLPRWAPAALAALALAVGCGIGLGAGMDSKVQWGLIAAVLYVGLTYGFTARVEGRRQAKDRLATSLVWMCFLIAVVPLVSLIWETISRGSKVLDGGFLSHSMAGVLTIQPGGGVYHAIIGTLEQVGIATAIAAPVGLLTAIYLVEYGRGRLARAVTFFVDVMTGVPSIVAGLFILSFWIIMLDFGYSGFAGAMALAILMMPVVVRSTEEMLKLVPNELREASLALGVPKWRTILKVVLPTAIGGIATGVMLAVARVAGESAPIVLLVFGSQVINNNPFDGAQSSLPYYIYEQWAAGNDASYDRAWGAALVLIAFVMVLNLVARGIARWKAPKAGR; from the coding sequence ATGAACCGTCCCGCGACCGCCGACGACGCGTCCCGGCCGGCCCCCGGCCTGCACCGGCCCCGGCTGCCGCGCTGGGCCCCCGCCGCCCTGGCCGCCCTCGCCCTCGCCGTCGGCTGCGGGATCGGCCTCGGCGCCGGGATGGACAGCAAGGTGCAGTGGGGCCTGATCGCCGCCGTGCTCTACGTCGGCCTGACCTACGGCTTCACGGCCCGCGTCGAGGGCCGCCGGCAGGCCAAGGACCGGCTCGCCACCAGCCTGGTCTGGATGTGCTTCCTGATCGCCGTCGTCCCGCTGGTCTCGCTGATCTGGGAGACGATCTCCCGCGGCTCCAAGGTCCTCGACGGCGGCTTCCTCTCGCACTCCATGGCCGGCGTGCTCACCATCCAGCCCGGCGGCGGCGTCTACCACGCCATCATCGGCACCCTGGAGCAGGTCGGCATCGCCACCGCCATCGCCGCTCCGGTGGGCCTGCTGACCGCCATCTACCTGGTGGAGTACGGCCGCGGCCGGCTCGCGCGGGCCGTGACGTTCTTCGTGGACGTGATGACCGGCGTCCCGTCGATCGTCGCCGGCCTGTTCATCCTCAGCTTCTGGATCATCATGCTCGACTTCGGCTACTCCGGCTTCGCCGGCGCGATGGCCCTGGCGATCCTGATGATGCCCGTGGTGGTCCGCTCCACCGAGGAGATGCTCAAGCTCGTCCCCAACGAGCTCCGCGAAGCCTCCCTCGCCCTGGGCGTGCCCAAGTGGCGGACGATCCTCAAGGTCGTCCTCCCGACGGCCATCGGCGGCATCGCCACCGGTGTCATGCTCGCCGTCGCCCGCGTCGCCGGCGAGTCCGCGCCCATCGTGCTGCTGGTCTTCGGCTCCCAGGTGATCAACAACAACCCGTTCGACGGGGCGCAGTCCTCGCTGCCGTACTACATCTACGAGCAGTGGGCGGCCGGAAACGACGCCAGCTACGACCGCGCCTGGGGCGCGGCCCTGGTGCTGATCGCCTTCGTCATGGTCCTCAACCTGGTGGCCCGCGGCATCGCCCGCTGGAAGGCCCCCAAGGCCGGTCGCTGA
- the pstC gene encoding phosphate ABC transporter permease subunit PstC produces the protein MAAQPAPALGARTTKATKATVRPGDRIFLGLSRGSGVLLLVIMAAIAVFLTVRAAHALSVDEGDFLTTFDWKANADPPVFGIAVLAFGTVVSSLIAMVLAVPVAVGIALFISHYAPRRLAAPLSYVIDLLAAVPSIVYGLWGALFLVPHLGGLYGWLDEYFGWTGVLAYHDGAARSLFTIGILLAIMILPIVTSVSREVFLQAPKMHEEAALALGATRWEVIRTAVLPFGRSGVISASMLGLGRALGETMAVATVLSPSFLISTSLLDPGGGTFAQNIASSFKESGETGKDALIASGLVLFLLTLLVNGAARMIIARRKEFS, from the coding sequence GTGGCGGCACAGCCCGCCCCCGCCCTTGGGGCCAGGACGACGAAGGCGACCAAGGCCACCGTCCGCCCCGGCGACCGGATCTTCCTCGGGCTCTCCCGGGGCTCCGGCGTCCTCCTCCTGGTGATCATGGCCGCCATCGCGGTCTTCCTCACCGTCCGCGCCGCCCACGCGCTCTCCGTCGACGAGGGCGACTTCCTCACCACGTTCGACTGGAAGGCCAACGCCGACCCGCCGGTCTTCGGCATCGCGGTCCTCGCCTTCGGCACCGTGGTCAGCTCGCTGATCGCGATGGTCCTCGCCGTCCCGGTGGCCGTCGGCATCGCGCTGTTCATCTCGCACTACGCGCCGCGCAGGCTGGCCGCGCCGCTGTCGTACGTCATCGACCTGCTGGCCGCCGTGCCGTCGATCGTGTACGGCCTGTGGGGCGCCCTGTTCCTCGTGCCGCACCTCGGCGGGCTCTACGGCTGGCTGGACGAGTACTTCGGCTGGACCGGCGTCCTCGCCTACCACGACGGCGCCGCGCGCTCGCTGTTCACCATCGGCATCCTGCTGGCGATCATGATCCTGCCGATCGTCACCAGCGTCAGCCGCGAGGTCTTCCTCCAGGCGCCGAAGATGCACGAGGAGGCCGCGCTGGCCCTCGGCGCCACCCGCTGGGAGGTCATCAGGACCGCCGTCCTGCCCTTCGGCCGCTCCGGCGTCATCAGCGCCTCGATGCTCGGCCTCGGCCGCGCCCTCGGCGAGACGATGGCCGTCGCGACCGTCCTCTCCCCCAGCTTCCTGATCTCCACCAGCCTCCTCGACCCGGGCGGCGGCACCTTCGCCCAGAACATCGCGAGCAGCTTCAAGGAGTCCGGCGAGACCGGCAAGGACGCGCTCATCGCCTCCGGCCTCGTCCTGTTCCTCCTGACCCTGCTGGTCAACGGCGCGGCCCGGATGATCATCGCCCGCCGCAAGGAGTTCTCGTGA
- a CDS encoding inorganic phosphate transporter: MDTFALVVTIAVALGFTYTNGFHDSANAIATSVSTRALTPRAALAMAAVMNLAGAFLGSGVAKTVSKGLIETPVGDKGMGILFAALVGAVVWNLVTWYFGLPSSSSHALFGGMVGAALAGGTTVIWSGVVEKVVVPMFLSPFVGLIIGYLVMVVIMWMFRKSNPHKAKRGFRIAQTVSAAGMALGHGLQDAQKTMGIVVMALVIGDVQDKDAAIPLWVKLVCAITLSLGTYAGGWRIMRTLGRRIIELDPPQGFAAETTAASVMYTASFMFHAPISTTHVITSAIMGVGSTKGSRAVRWGVAKNIVMGWFITMPAAAIVAAFSYWIVQLAFG; encoded by the coding sequence GTGGATACGTTCGCACTTGTCGTGACCATCGCGGTCGCGCTCGGATTCACCTATACCAACGGCTTTCACGACTCCGCGAACGCCATCGCGACCTCGGTCTCCACGCGGGCGCTGACCCCGCGCGCGGCCCTGGCGATGGCCGCGGTCATGAACCTCGCCGGTGCCTTCCTGGGCAGCGGCGTCGCCAAGACCGTCAGCAAGGGCCTGATCGAGACGCCGGTCGGCGACAAGGGGATGGGCATCCTCTTCGCCGCGCTGGTCGGCGCGGTCGTCTGGAACCTGGTGACCTGGTACTTCGGTCTGCCGTCGTCGTCCAGCCACGCGCTGTTCGGCGGCATGGTGGGCGCGGCGCTCGCGGGCGGGACGACCGTCATCTGGTCGGGCGTCGTCGAGAAGGTCGTCGTCCCGATGTTCCTCTCGCCGTTCGTCGGTCTGATCATCGGCTATCTGGTGATGGTCGTGATCATGTGGATGTTCCGGAAGTCCAACCCGCACAAGGCCAAGCGGGGCTTCCGGATCGCCCAGACCGTCTCCGCGGCGGGCATGGCGCTGGGGCACGGCCTGCAGGACGCCCAGAAGACCATGGGCATCGTGGTCATGGCCCTGGTCATCGGGGACGTCCAGGACAAGGACGCCGCGATTCCGCTCTGGGTCAAGCTGGTCTGCGCGATCACGCTGTCGCTGGGGACGTACGCGGGTGGCTGGCGCATCATGCGGACGCTCGGGCGGCGGATCATCGAGCTGGATCCGCCGCAGGGGTTCGCCGCCGAGACGACGGCCGCCTCCGTGATGTACACGGCCTCGTTCATGTTCCACGCGCCGATCTCGACGACGCATGTGATCACTTCCGCGATCATGGGTGTGGGCTCGACCAAGGGGTCGCGGGCCGTGCGGTGGGGTGTCGCCAAGAACATCGTGATGGGATGGTTCATCACCATGCCGGCCGCGGCGATCGTGGCCGCGTTCAGCTATTGGATCGTGCAGCTCGCCTTCGGGTGA
- the pstB gene encoding phosphate ABC transporter ATP-binding protein PstB has protein sequence MAKRIDVSGLSAYYGAHKAIDDISMTVEPRSVTAFIGPSGCGKSTFLRTLNRMHEVTPGGRVEGKVMLDDENLYGSGVDPVSVRRTVGMVFQRPNPFPTMSIYENVAAGIRLNGGRIRKSELDGVVEKSLKGANLWKEVKDRLNKPGAGLSGGQQQRLCIARAIAVEPQVLLMDEPCSALDPISTLAIEDLIGELKERFTIVIVTHNMQQAARVSDRTAFFNLAGVGQPGKLVEIDDTERIFSNPSVQATEDYISGRFG, from the coding sequence ATGGCCAAGCGCATCGACGTCAGCGGCCTCTCCGCCTACTACGGCGCCCACAAGGCCATCGACGACATCTCGATGACCGTCGAACCCCGCTCCGTGACCGCCTTCATCGGCCCCTCCGGCTGCGGCAAGTCCACCTTCCTGCGCACCCTCAACCGGATGCACGAGGTCACCCCGGGCGGGCGCGTCGAGGGCAAGGTGATGCTGGACGACGAGAACCTCTACGGCTCCGGCGTCGACCCCGTCTCCGTCCGCCGCACGGTCGGCATGGTCTTCCAGCGCCCCAACCCCTTCCCGACCATGTCCATCTACGAGAACGTCGCCGCCGGCATCCGCCTCAACGGCGGCCGGATCCGCAAGTCCGAACTGGACGGCGTCGTCGAGAAGTCCCTCAAGGGCGCCAACCTCTGGAAAGAGGTCAAGGACCGCCTCAACAAGCCCGGCGCCGGCCTCTCCGGCGGCCAGCAGCAGCGCCTCTGCATCGCCCGCGCCATCGCCGTCGAACCCCAGGTCCTGCTGATGGACGAGCCCTGCTCGGCCCTCGACCCGATCTCCACCCTCGCCATCGAGGACCTCATCGGCGAGCTGAAGGAACGGTTCACGATCGTCATCGTCACCCACAACATGCAGCAGGCGGCGCGCGTCTCCGACCGCACGGCCTTCTTCAACCTGGCGGGGGTGGGCCAGCCCGGCAAGCTCGTCGAGATCGACGACACGGAGCGGATCTTCTCCAACCCGTCGGTGCAGGCGACGGAGGACTACATCTCGGGGCGCTTCGGGTAG